One window of the Amycolatopsis mediterranei genome contains the following:
- a CDS encoding lysine N(6)-hydroxylase/L-ornithine N(5)-oxygenase family protein: MTAEVPIHDIVGVGFGPSNLALAIALAEHNAGAGAPVTAHFLERQPRFGWHRGMLIDTATMQVSFLKDLVTLRNPTSEFSFLNYLHAAGRLVDFINHKNLFPLRVEFHDYFEWAAAKVDDVVSYGTEVVSVTPVYDGSGVAYFDVRASDGSCLRARNLVMGTGLRPQLPEGVTAGARIWHNSELLFRVDALRGTDPKRFVVVGAGQSAAEVAALLHEEFPRAEVCAVFARYGYSPADDSSFANRIFDPDAVDQFYRAGEPVKDRLMRYHGATNYSAVDVDLIDELYRRVYREKVLGVERLRLFNVSRPVEVTGTGTVTIESLTTGERTVLDADAVVYATGYRPADPTPLLGELGPRCLRDEEGRLRVERDYRLVTEFPLRGGIYLQGGTEHTHGITSSLLSNTAVRVGEILQSVVDRRVVAEPAGEFAVSAR, translated from the coding sequence ATGACTGCAGAGGTCCCGATCCACGACATCGTCGGCGTGGGCTTCGGGCCGTCGAACCTGGCCCTCGCGATCGCCCTCGCCGAACACAACGCGGGCGCCGGGGCGCCGGTGACCGCGCACTTCCTCGAGCGGCAGCCGCGCTTCGGCTGGCACCGCGGGATGCTGATCGACACCGCGACCATGCAGGTGTCGTTCCTCAAGGACCTGGTCACCCTGCGGAACCCGACCAGTGAGTTCAGCTTCCTCAACTACCTGCACGCGGCCGGGCGGCTGGTGGACTTCATCAACCACAAGAACCTCTTCCCGCTGCGCGTGGAGTTCCACGACTACTTCGAGTGGGCGGCCGCCAAGGTCGACGACGTCGTCTCCTACGGCACCGAAGTCGTCTCGGTGACGCCGGTGTACGACGGTTCCGGAGTCGCGTACTTCGACGTCCGGGCCTCGGACGGCTCCTGCCTGCGCGCCCGGAACCTGGTGATGGGCACGGGTCTGCGGCCGCAGTTGCCCGAGGGCGTCACCGCCGGGGCCCGGATCTGGCACAACAGCGAACTGCTGTTCCGCGTGGACGCGCTGCGCGGTACCGACCCGAAGCGGTTCGTCGTGGTCGGGGCCGGGCAGAGCGCGGCCGAGGTCGCCGCGTTGCTGCACGAGGAGTTCCCCCGCGCCGAGGTGTGCGCGGTGTTCGCCCGCTACGGCTACAGCCCGGCCGACGACAGCTCGTTCGCCAACCGCATCTTCGACCCGGACGCCGTCGACCAGTTCTACCGCGCGGGCGAGCCGGTGAAGGACCGGCTGATGCGCTACCACGGCGCCACGAACTACTCGGCCGTCGACGTCGACCTGATCGACGAGCTCTACCGGCGGGTCTACCGCGAGAAGGTGCTGGGCGTGGAACGGTTGCGGCTGTTCAACGTCTCGCGCCCGGTCGAGGTGACCGGCACCGGAACGGTGACGATCGAGTCCCTGACGACGGGCGAGCGCACGGTCCTGGACGCCGACGCGGTCGTCTACGCCACGGGTTACCGGCCCGCGGACCCGACGCCGCTGCTCGGCGAACTGGGCCCGCGGTGCCTGCGTGACGAAGAAGGCCGGCTCCGCGTCGAGCGCGACTACCGGCTGGTGACCGAATTCCCGTTGCGCGGCGGGATCTACCTGCAGGGCGGCACCGAGCACACGCACGGCATCACGTCGTCGCTGCTGTCGAACACCGCCGTGCGGGTGGGGGAGATCCTGCAGTCC